The following are encoded in a window of Candidatus Aegiribacteria sp. genomic DNA:
- a CDS encoding PQQ-binding-like beta-propeller repeat protein — translation MIETILAAAILISATNLTITEPVDGETYNGDWLTVRAIVENENEKADSVHYSLNGQPVVLIPRLNTDWYTYMANDLHTGFSESPAPTDNTILWTAPVTGDVHEFPTPVIVDGIVYYPSNMGTDSLYALDAATGELIWKYHTGMTDDAVTVKDGYLYTASDSLWCLDALTGERIWATSAADHGGSTPAVVDGNVYAGRNEDYNYEESFAYCFDAETGAETWCAALSGGMASCMTVWNDMLFIPTCYNNNETPLYALDANTGSIMWENTDSYQGYWDSSPVVVDSTIYISGEDGKTRAIDAITGITIWEIDISPSMYIAATPAYHDGRLYFADQVDTYHCLDASNGSTIWSVPGHQHGSSGIADGIVFYGDILNWPETAKVNALDCDTGEEIWSFATGSDFIFSSPAITDGVVYIAGMDWNLYAFGTGLKYTYRDDLFAEVGSNELIVTAFDGSVAFAADTISFTVTGTGIGPEPTIRLRLCTSPNPFYSSASISFELSEPGYTSIQVYDLSGRIICSLVESELGAGQHSCVWDGRSQNGEHVASGLYICRIQSGEICETTRLCRLR, via the coding sequence ATGATTGAAACTATCCTTGCAGCAGCAATTTTAATTTCCGCCACTAATCTTACAATCACAGAGCCAGTGGATGGTGAAACCTACAATGGGGACTGGCTTACCGTCAGGGCTATTGTAGAGAACGAAAACGAGAAAGCAGACTCGGTCCACTACTCACTCAACGGACAGCCTGTTGTACTGATACCCAGGCTCAACACAGACTGGTACACCTACATGGCTAATGATCTACACACTGGTTTTTCAGAGTCACCAGCCCCGACGGACAACACAATACTCTGGACTGCGCCTGTAACTGGAGATGTCCACGAGTTCCCAACACCGGTGATCGTGGATGGAATTGTGTACTATCCTTCCAACATGGGTACTGATTCCCTGTATGCCCTGGATGCTGCTACTGGCGAACTGATATGGAAATACCACACTGGTATGACTGATGATGCTGTTACAGTTAAGGACGGCTACCTGTACACTGCCAGCGACTCACTGTGGTGCCTGGATGCATTGACCGGTGAGAGGATCTGGGCTACCAGTGCTGCTGATCACGGTGGAAGCACACCTGCAGTGGTTGACGGCAATGTGTATGCTGGGCGTAATGAAGACTATAACTATGAGGAATCCTTTGCCTATTGCTTTGATGCAGAAACAGGCGCGGAAACATGGTGTGCTGCACTTTCTGGAGGTATGGCGAGCTGCATGACGGTCTGGAACGATATGTTGTTTATCCCCACATGTTATAACAATAATGAAACCCCTTTGTATGCCTTGGATGCCAATACTGGCTCGATCATGTGGGAGAATACCGATAGTTATCAGGGCTACTGGGACTCATCTCCGGTTGTTGTGGACAGTACGATCTATATAAGTGGAGAGGACGGTAAAACACGGGCAATTGACGCAATAACAGGGATTACTATATGGGAAATAGATATTTCTCCAAGTATGTACATAGCAGCAACTCCTGCATACCATGACGGCAGACTTTATTTCGCGGATCAGGTTGATACCTATCACTGTCTTGATGCATCCAACGGAAGCACAATCTGGTCCGTACCAGGTCATCAACATGGCTCTTCCGGCATTGCTGATGGCATAGTTTTCTATGGAGATATCCTGAATTGGCCGGAGACTGCGAAAGTTAATGCTTTGGATTGTGACACCGGGGAAGAAATATGGTCCTTCGCAACCGGCTCTGATTTTATCTTCTCCAGCCCGGCCATCACAGACGGAGTTGTTTACATTGCCGGCATGGACTGGAACCTGTATGCCTTCGGAACCGGTCTGAAGTACACATACCGGGATGATCTCTTCGCAGAAGTAGGCTCCAACGAACTGATCGTGACAGCCTTCGATGGTAGCGTCGCCTTTGCCGCTGATACCATCAGCTTTACCGTTACAGGTACAGGGATAGGACCAGAGCCCACTATAAGACTTAGACTATGTACAAGCCCGAATCCCTTCTACTCCTCCGCATCCATCTCATTTGAGCTTTCTGAGCCGGGATACACTTCAATTCAAGTATATGACCTTTCCGGCAGGATTATCTGCTCCCTGGTTGAATCTGAGCTTGGAGCCGGACAGCACTCCTGTGTCTGGGATGGCAGGAGCCAGAATGGCGAACACGTTGCTTCCGGGTTGTACATATGCAGGATACAGTCTGGTGAGATCTGTGAGACGACAAGGCTATGCCGTTTGAGATAA
- a CDS encoding T9SS type A sorting domain-containing protein: MFYLLFILTTVIHSTIYFVPDDYPTIQQAIEESVDGDSILVLPGEYSGFNYQGKNIHIESTAGPDSTVINTSIYIVSNEGREAVLKGFQISTFVDMDTYALVINGASPSILENVFKDYYWDISGAMNQLKRGMIVSLNESSALIQGNIFTNNYFYWDSYPDSPRAGDMWSSKFLGMCVYIGNQGSSNCAELRNNIFNDNTAVTYGVYMLGLCVYTNGSTILENNLFFNNGFLHGLFGSFWYCRGNALCADGGAEVTVRNCTFHHNYNYEDSGYMTALAAMGGAQLNISSSIIWANDIYDSPIIQYSDVEGGWPGTGNIDEDPCYFSGPPDYYLSPSSPCVDAGDTDPTFNDSEDPDNPGYALWPSLGGLRNDMGTYGGPGAIYWSNPGTGIDRQPSGDQSTDPFLLSVCPNPCFRSPVITFELLDSSIVKILVFDVTGRMIYQEVNYYSSGRNHMYPGNMRPGIYYARITTGEFTISRSFVVLE; this comes from the coding sequence ATGTTTTATCTTCTATTTATTCTGACAACAGTTATCCATTCAACAATCTATTTTGTTCCAGATGATTACCCAACTATCCAGCAGGCCATAGAAGAATCGGTGGATGGTGATTCTATCCTGGTCCTTCCAGGAGAATATTCGGGATTTAACTACCAGGGGAAGAACATTCATATTGAGAGTACCGCCGGCCCGGATTCAACTGTGATAAACACTTCGATATATATAGTAAGTAATGAAGGCAGGGAAGCTGTCCTGAAAGGATTTCAGATCAGCACCTTCGTCGACATGGACACATATGCCCTTGTAATAAATGGTGCCAGCCCGTCGATTCTGGAGAATGTATTCAAGGATTATTACTGGGACATTAGTGGCGCGATGAATCAGTTGAAGAGAGGCATGATAGTTTCCCTGAACGAATCCAGCGCGCTTATCCAGGGCAACATCTTTACCAATAATTACTTTTACTGGGACTCGTATCCGGATTCACCCCGGGCGGGCGATATGTGGAGCAGCAAGTTCCTGGGCATGTGCGTTTACATAGGAAATCAGGGGAGTTCGAACTGTGCAGAGCTGCGCAATAATATTTTCAATGACAACACTGCTGTAACATACGGTGTCTATATGTTAGGCCTGTGCGTTTACACCAACGGCAGTACAATACTCGAGAACAACCTCTTTTTCAACAATGGCTTCCTCCATGGTCTTTTTGGAAGCTTCTGGTACTGTCGTGGAAACGCCCTGTGTGCTGATGGCGGTGCTGAAGTGACTGTCCGTAATTGTACATTTCATCATAACTACAATTACGAGGATTCGGGCTACATGACAGCTCTTGCGGCTATGGGAGGAGCTCAGCTGAATATATCCAGCAGTATAATCTGGGCAAACGATATATACGATAGCCCCATTATACAGTACAGTGACGTGGAAGGCGGCTGGCCGGGCACGGGTAACATTGACGAAGACCCGTGTTACTTTTCCGGTCCCCCAGATTATTACCTTAGTCCGAGTTCGCCCTGCGTTGACGCCGGTGACACTGACCCTACCTTCAACGATTCGGAGGACCCTGATAATCCAGGTTATGCCCTCTGGCCCTCACTGGGTGGTCTCAGGAATGACATGGGTACCTACGGTGGACCTGGAGCCATCTACTGGAGCAATCCGGGAACCGGCATAGACCGGCAACCGTCCGGTGATCAGTCTACTGATCCATTCCTACTAAGCGTTTGTCCGAACCCGTGTTTCCGTTCCCCTGTCATTACCTTTGAACTGCTCGACTCTTCCATCGTCAAAATCTTGGTGTTCGATGTGACTGGCCGTATGATATACCAGGAGGTGAACTACTATTCATCAGGCAGAAATCATATGTATCCCGGCAATATGCGACCGGGTATTTACTATGCTAGAATAACCACGGGAGAATTCACAATCTCTCGATCATTCGTGGTACTGGAGTAG